The proteins below come from a single Tsuneonella deserti genomic window:
- a CDS encoding tRNA-binding protein, whose translation MHLSHAPDAPAAEEIAFDDFLKVDIRVGTIVEAEDFPEARKPSYRLRIDFGPAIGVKKSCAQIAANYAIGELPGRQVAAVINFPPRQIGTAMSEVLTLGFADNAGEVVLFAPDVHVPNGARLF comes from the coding sequence ATGCACCTCTCCCATGCCCCCGATGCGCCGGCTGCCGAGGAGATCGCCTTCGACGATTTCCTCAAGGTGGACATACGCGTCGGGACCATCGTGGAGGCGGAGGATTTTCCCGAGGCGCGCAAGCCCTCGTACCGGCTGCGCATCGATTTCGGCCCGGCGATCGGCGTGAAGAAGAGCTGCGCGCAGATCGCGGCGAACTACGCGATCGGTGAACTTCCGGGGCGACAAGTCGCGGCCGTGATCAACTTCCCGCCGCGCCAGATCGGGACTGCGATGTCCGAGGTGCTCACGCTGGGTTTTGCCGACAACGCGGGCGAGGTCGTGCTGTTCGCGCCTGACGTCCATGTGCCCAACGGCGCACGGCTGTTCTGA
- a CDS encoding acetyl-CoA carboxylase biotin carboxylase subunit, with protein sequence MFKKILIANRGEIACRVIKTARRMGIATVAVYSDADARAPFVRMADEAVHIGPAPAAESYLVADKIIAACKQTGAEAAHPGYGFLSERTSFAEALAKENIAFIGPPVNAIAAMGDKIESKKLAKEAGVNVVPGFVGEIEDTEHAVRISNEIGYPVMMKASAGGGGKGMRLAYNETDVREGFESVKREGLNSFGDDRVFIEKFILNPRHIEIQILGDQHGNIVYLNERECSIQRRHQKVVEEAPSPFVTPKMRKAMGEQCVALSRAVGYYSAGTVELIVSGADPTGESFYFLEMNTRLQVEHPVTEAITGIDLVEQMIRVAAGQKLPFTQGDIGIDGWAIENRVYAEDPYRGFLPSTGRLIRYQPPVEGWTDDGEANGRRGMDGVRVDDGVYEGGEVSMFYDPMIAKLVTWGETRDEAADLQVQALDNFRIEGLGHNVDFLSAIMQHPRFRSGELTTGFIAEEYPDGFHGAETSEDVRRTLAAVAGALATADADRARRIDGQLAQGEAANGDWVVRIDGVEHAVSLEEDAITVDGQPVAIALEYTPGDRLIDFELYGEDAEDDEAEPVAEYGIQLAPRRWGYRMTTRGAQHEVRVLPAHVAPLAQHMIEKVPPDLSKFLICPMPGLLVQLHVAEGDEVQPGQPLATVEAMKMENILRAEKAATVSKINAQQGASLAVDEVILELE encoded by the coding sequence ATGTTCAAAAAAATCCTCATCGCCAACCGGGGCGAGATCGCGTGCCGGGTCATCAAGACCGCGCGGCGCATGGGTATCGCGACGGTCGCGGTCTATTCGGACGCCGATGCGCGCGCGCCGTTCGTGCGGATGGCGGACGAGGCGGTGCATATCGGCCCGGCGCCGGCGGCGGAGAGCTATCTCGTCGCCGACAAGATCATTGCCGCGTGCAAACAGACCGGCGCCGAGGCGGCCCATCCGGGCTACGGCTTCCTGTCCGAACGCACCAGCTTCGCCGAGGCGCTGGCGAAGGAGAACATCGCCTTCATCGGCCCACCGGTGAACGCGATCGCGGCGATGGGGGACAAGATCGAGTCCAAGAAGCTCGCCAAGGAAGCCGGCGTCAACGTCGTCCCCGGCTTCGTCGGCGAGATCGAGGATACCGAGCACGCAGTGCGGATCTCGAACGAGATCGGCTACCCGGTGATGATGAAGGCCAGCGCCGGCGGCGGGGGCAAGGGCATGCGGCTCGCCTACAACGAGACCGACGTGCGCGAAGGGTTCGAGAGCGTGAAGCGCGAAGGGCTGAACTCGTTCGGCGACGATCGCGTGTTCATCGAGAAGTTCATCCTCAATCCGCGCCACATCGAGATCCAGATCCTCGGTGATCAGCACGGCAACATCGTCTATCTCAACGAGCGCGAGTGCAGCATCCAGCGCCGTCACCAGAAAGTGGTCGAGGAAGCGCCGTCGCCGTTCGTGACGCCCAAGATGCGCAAGGCGATGGGCGAGCAGTGCGTCGCGCTGTCGCGCGCGGTCGGGTACTACAGCGCGGGCACCGTCGAACTGATCGTCAGCGGCGCGGACCCGACGGGGGAGAGCTTCTACTTCCTCGAGATGAACACCCGCCTGCAGGTCGAGCACCCGGTGACCGAGGCGATCACCGGGATCGACCTCGTCGAGCAGATGATCCGCGTGGCGGCAGGCCAAAAGCTGCCGTTCACGCAAGGCGACATCGGCATCGACGGCTGGGCGATCGAGAACCGCGTCTACGCCGAGGACCCCTATCGCGGGTTCCTGCCGAGCACCGGGCGACTGATCCGCTACCAGCCTCCGGTCGAAGGCTGGACCGATGACGGCGAGGCCAACGGCCGCCGCGGGATGGACGGCGTGCGGGTCGACGACGGCGTCTACGAAGGCGGCGAGGTGTCGATGTTCTACGACCCCATGATTGCCAAGCTGGTGACCTGGGGCGAGACGCGCGACGAGGCGGCGGACCTGCAGGTTCAGGCGCTCGACAACTTTCGCATCGAGGGCCTTGGCCACAACGTCGATTTCCTCTCGGCAATCATGCAGCACCCGCGCTTCCGCTCGGGCGAGCTCACCACGGGTTTCATCGCCGAGGAGTATCCGGACGGCTTCCATGGCGCGGAGACGAGCGAAGATGTGCGGCGCACGCTCGCCGCGGTCGCCGGGGCGCTCGCGACCGCCGATGCCGACCGCGCGCGGCGGATCGACGGCCAGCTTGCGCAAGGCGAAGCAGCGAACGGCGACTGGGTGGTACGGATCGACGGGGTCGAGCACGCCGTCAGCCTCGAAGAGGACGCGATCACGGTCGATGGCCAGCCCGTCGCCATCGCGCTGGAATACACCCCGGGCGACCGGTTGATCGACTTCGAGCTTTACGGCGAGGATGCCGAGGACGACGAGGCTGAGCCGGTCGCCGAATATGGCATCCAGCTCGCGCCGCGCCGCTGGGGTTACCGCATGACCACCCGCGGCGCTCAGCACGAGGTGCGGGTGCTGCCCGCCCACGTCGCGCCGCTCGCGCAGCACATGATCGAGAAGGTCCCGCCGGACCTGTCGAAGTTCCTCATCTGTCCGATGCCGGGCCTGCTGGTGCAGCTCCACGTCGCGGAAGGCGACGAGGTGCAGCCGGGCCAGCCGCTCGCCACCGTGGAGGCGATGAAAATGGAGAACATCCTGCGCGCCGAGAAGGCCGCGACTGTCAGCAAGATCAACGCACAGCAGGGCGCCAGCCTGGCTGTCGATGAAGTGATCCTCGAGCTGGAGTGA
- the bioB gene encoding biotin synthase BioB has translation MTEVRTDWTREEIAALFDLPFTELLFHAASVHRENHPPAEVQLCTLLSIKTGGCPEDCGYCSQSVHADSGVQASKLMDVQAVLQSAAQAKDHGSQRFCMGAAWRNPKDRDMPAIVEIVKGVRAMGLETCMTLGMLTPSQADMLAEAGLDYYNHNIDSSPEYYERVITTRTMGERLDTLANVRAAGINVCSGGIVGMGETREDRVGFIHTLATLPQHPESVPVNALVPVKGTVLGDMLADTPLARIDDIEFVRTVAVARITMPLSMVRLSAGRESMSEATQALCFLAGANSIFTGDKLLTAPNAGDDSDAALFAKLGLTALQAEEPLRACRVAEAAE, from the coding sequence ATGACCGAAGTCCGCACCGACTGGACGCGCGAAGAGATCGCCGCGCTGTTCGACCTGCCGTTCACCGAGCTGCTGTTCCACGCAGCGAGCGTGCACCGGGAGAACCATCCGCCCGCCGAGGTCCAGCTCTGCACTCTGCTCAGCATCAAGACCGGCGGCTGCCCGGAAGATTGCGGTTACTGCTCGCAGTCGGTCCATGCCGACAGCGGCGTCCAGGCGTCGAAACTGATGGACGTGCAGGCAGTGCTGCAATCCGCCGCGCAGGCGAAGGACCACGGCAGCCAGCGGTTCTGCATGGGCGCCGCGTGGCGCAATCCCAAGGACCGCGACATGCCCGCGATCGTCGAGATCGTGAAGGGCGTGCGGGCGATGGGGCTGGAGACCTGCATGACGCTCGGCATGCTGACGCCCAGCCAGGCCGACATGCTCGCAGAGGCTGGGCTCGATTACTACAACCACAACATCGACAGCAGCCCCGAGTACTACGAGCGGGTCATCACCACCCGCACGATGGGCGAGCGGCTCGATACGCTCGCCAACGTCCGCGCGGCGGGCATCAACGTATGCTCGGGCGGCATCGTCGGCATGGGCGAGACGCGCGAGGACCGCGTCGGCTTCATCCACACACTCGCCACCCTGCCGCAGCATCCCGAGAGCGTGCCGGTCAACGCGTTGGTGCCGGTCAAGGGCACGGTGCTGGGCGACATGCTGGCGGACACCCCGCTCGCCAGGATCGACGACATCGAGTTCGTCCGCACCGTTGCGGTCGCGCGGATCACGATGCCGCTCTCGATGGTGCGTCTCTCCGCCGGCCGCGAGTCCATGAGCGAGGCGACCCAGGCGCTGTGCTTCCTCGCCGGCGCGAACTCGATCTTCACTGGCGACAAGCTGCTCACCGCGCCGAATGCGGGCGACGACAGCGACGCCGCGCTGTTCGCCAAGCTGGGGCTGACGGCGCTCCAAGCCGAGGAGCCGCTGCGGGCGTGCCGGGTGGCGGAGGCAGCGGAGTGA
- a CDS encoding alpha/beta hydrolase, translating into MIWRLLAFACAALASASVAEIPAASPAPITLGESYTVRSQVMNGERTINVYLPAGYAKNDKRYPVLYLIDGGVDQDFVHIVGASVIGAAWGRQQDAIVVGIATQDRREELTGPTSDPALLAKYPTAGHSERFRRFIRNEVKPLIEARYRTNGTDGVIGESLAGLFIAETWLREPDLFGSYAAISPSLWWDNAKLTAAAAALMSKQQAGHRLLLATADEGADQAAIAEDFLAAVGTRGKVCAVPHPEYTHATIYHAVVPAALQFLFPTAEKLDPQYGFTTGCPETTE; encoded by the coding sequence GTGATCTGGAGGTTACTCGCCTTTGCCTGCGCGGCGCTTGCCTCGGCTTCCGTCGCCGAGATACCTGCGGCAAGCCCGGCGCCGATTACACTGGGTGAAAGCTACACAGTGCGCTCGCAAGTCATGAACGGCGAGCGCACGATCAACGTCTATCTCCCCGCCGGTTACGCCAAGAACGATAAACGCTACCCCGTGCTGTACCTGATCGACGGCGGAGTGGACCAGGACTTCGTACACATCGTAGGCGCGAGCGTCATCGGGGCGGCGTGGGGCCGCCAGCAGGATGCGATCGTCGTCGGCATCGCCACGCAGGACCGGCGCGAGGAACTGACGGGGCCGACGAGCGATCCGGCGCTGCTCGCCAAGTATCCGACCGCGGGCCATTCGGAGCGTTTTCGCCGCTTCATTCGAAACGAGGTGAAGCCGCTGATCGAAGCACGTTATCGAACGAACGGGACTGACGGAGTGATCGGCGAATCGCTCGCCGGGCTGTTCATCGCGGAAACCTGGCTGCGCGAGCCCGATCTGTTCGGCAGTTACGCCGCGATCAGCCCGAGCTTGTGGTGGGACAACGCCAAGCTGACCGCCGCCGCTGCTGCGCTGATGAGCAAGCAGCAGGCAGGACACCGGCTGTTGCTCGCTACCGCCGACGAAGGCGCGGACCAGGCGGCTATCGCAGAAGACTTCCTCGCGGCAGTTGGCACGCGGGGCAAGGTATGCGCGGTGCCGCATCCCGAGTACACGCACGCGACGATCTATCACGCGGTCGTGCCAGCGGCGCTCCAGTTCCTTTTCCCGACTGCCGAGAAACTCGACCCGCAGTACGGCTTCACTACCGGCTGCCCGGAGACAACTGAATGA
- a CDS encoding DMT family transporter yields the protein MNGAQSNAFLPIAAMMFMAGIGIPVFAAFNSALSKQLGGPIAATAVTFAVGLVIALVAVAITGFPARSAFTFETPHIWFGAIFMLFYATSVAFAAPRIGLGNAIFFVLLGQIVAAAAIDHFGWLGAIQSALTPKRLLGIAVMALGLYLARKPA from the coding sequence GTGAACGGCGCGCAATCGAACGCCTTCCTGCCCATCGCCGCGATGATGTTCATGGCGGGAATCGGCATCCCCGTGTTCGCGGCGTTCAACTCGGCGCTCAGCAAGCAACTCGGTGGGCCCATCGCGGCGACCGCGGTGACGTTCGCCGTGGGACTCGTGATCGCGTTGGTGGCGGTTGCCATCACCGGGTTTCCCGCGCGCTCCGCGTTCACCTTCGAGACGCCGCACATCTGGTTCGGCGCGATTTTCATGCTTTTCTATGCCACCTCGGTCGCGTTCGCGGCTCCGCGGATCGGCCTCGGGAACGCGATCTTTTTCGTGCTGCTGGGGCAGATCGTCGCGGCCGCGGCGATCGACCACTTCGGGTGGCTCGGCGCAATCCAAAGCGCGCTGACGCCCAAGCGGCTGCTCGGCATCGCCGTCATGGCGCTCGGCCTCTATCTTGCCCGGAAGCCGGCGTGA
- the scpA gene encoding methylmalonyl-CoA mutase, translating into MTDTPASGPTKTDWQSLADKEVKGKDLAWQTPEGFAIQPLYTAEDAPGDPGLPGFAPFTRGVKASMYAGRPWTIRQYAGFSTAEESNAFYRRNLAMGQKGLSVAFDLATHRGYDSDHPRVVGDVGKAGVAIDTVRDMEILFDGIPLDQMSVSMTMNGAVIPVLAFFIVAAERQGVSQEKLDGTIQNDILKEFMVRNTYIYPPEPSMRIVSDIIAYTSANMPKFNSISISGYHMHEAGATAVQELAFTIADGKEYVQRACATGLDIDAFAGRLSFFFGIGMNFFMEVAKLRAARTLWWRTMDSLGAKSERSKMLRTHCQTSGVSLQEQDPYNNVIRTTIEALASVLGGTQSLHTNALDEAIALPTDFSARIARNTQLVLQEETGITNVVDPLGGSYYVEALTAKLVEEAEKLISDVDAAGGMTAYVATGKPKAAIEEAAAAKQASVDRGETVIVGVNKYRKAEEEHLETLEVDNHAVREGQIARLKAVRAARDESACQAALAALTEGAKGGGNLLALAVEAARHDATLGEISAAMEQAFGRYDTVPTPVKGIYSKAYAGDARYEQVVEGVEAVARRLGRSPRVMVAKMGQDGHDRGANVIASAFADMGFEVISGPLFQTPSETRDMALANDVDAIGASSLAAGHKTLIPELIQLLKEAGRADIKVVAGGVIPPQDYDFLREAGVQGIYGPGSNVVECAADLLRLLGHNMPPVGSELEADE; encoded by the coding sequence ATGACCGATACCCCCGCTTCCGGCCCGACCAAGACCGACTGGCAGTCACTCGCCGACAAGGAGGTGAAGGGCAAGGACCTCGCGTGGCAGACGCCCGAAGGCTTTGCAATCCAGCCACTCTACACGGCCGAAGACGCGCCCGGCGATCCGGGCCTGCCCGGTTTCGCACCGTTCACCCGCGGGGTGAAGGCCAGCATGTATGCCGGCCGCCCTTGGACCATCAGGCAGTATGCCGGCTTCTCGACCGCCGAGGAATCAAACGCCTTTTACCGCCGCAACCTCGCGATGGGTCAGAAGGGACTATCGGTCGCCTTCGATCTCGCCACCCACCGGGGCTATGACAGCGATCACCCGCGCGTGGTGGGCGATGTCGGCAAGGCGGGCGTGGCGATCGACACCGTGCGCGACATGGAGATCCTGTTCGACGGCATCCCGCTCGACCAGATGAGCGTGTCGATGACCATGAACGGCGCGGTGATCCCGGTGCTCGCGTTCTTCATCGTCGCGGCCGAGCGCCAGGGGGTGAGCCAGGAGAAGCTCGACGGGACCATCCAGAACGACATCCTCAAGGAGTTCATGGTCCGCAACACGTACATCTACCCGCCCGAGCCGAGCATGCGGATCGTCTCCGACATCATCGCATATACCTCGGCCAACATGCCGAAATTCAACAGCATTTCGATTTCCGGCTACCACATGCACGAGGCCGGGGCGACGGCGGTGCAGGAACTCGCCTTCACCATCGCCGACGGCAAGGAATACGTGCAGCGCGCCTGTGCCACGGGGCTCGACATCGATGCCTTCGCGGGGCGATTGAGCTTCTTCTTCGGCATTGGGATGAACTTCTTCATGGAAGTCGCCAAGCTGCGCGCCGCGCGCACGCTGTGGTGGCGCACGATGGACAGCTTGGGCGCGAAGAGCGAACGCTCGAAAATGCTGCGGACCCACTGTCAGACCAGCGGCGTCTCGTTGCAGGAACAGGACCCCTACAACAACGTGATCCGCACGACGATCGAGGCGCTGGCATCGGTGCTTGGTGGAACCCAGAGCCTTCACACCAACGCGCTCGACGAAGCGATCGCACTGCCCACCGATTTCTCGGCTCGGATCGCGCGCAACACCCAGCTCGTGCTGCAGGAAGAAACCGGCATCACCAACGTCGTCGATCCACTGGGCGGCTCATATTACGTCGAAGCTTTGACCGCCAAGTTGGTGGAAGAAGCGGAGAAATTGATCTCGGACGTCGATGCGGCAGGCGGGATGACCGCCTACGTCGCGACCGGCAAGCCGAAAGCCGCGATCGAGGAAGCCGCCGCCGCCAAGCAGGCGAGCGTGGACCGCGGCGAGACGGTGATCGTCGGCGTCAACAAGTACCGCAAGGCGGAAGAAGAACACCTCGAAACGCTCGAGGTCGATAACCACGCCGTGCGCGAGGGACAGATCGCCCGGCTGAAGGCGGTGCGCGCGGCGCGCGACGAGAGCGCCTGCCAGGCTGCGCTTGCGGCCCTGACCGAAGGCGCGAAGGGTGGCGGCAATCTCCTCGCCCTCGCAGTGGAGGCGGCGCGCCACGACGCCACCCTGGGCGAGATTTCCGCCGCGATGGAGCAGGCGTTCGGCCGCTACGACACGGTGCCGACCCCGGTGAAGGGCATCTACTCGAAAGCCTACGCGGGCGATGCGCGGTACGAGCAGGTGGTCGAAGGCGTGGAGGCGGTCGCCCGCCGCCTCGGCCGCAGCCCGCGCGTGATGGTCGCAAAGATGGGCCAGGACGGGCACGATCGCGGCGCGAACGTGATCGCCAGCGCCTTCGCCGACATGGGGTTCGAGGTGATCAGCGGCCCGCTGTTCCAGACCCCTTCGGAGACCCGCGACATGGCGCTCGCAAACGATGTCGACGCGATCGGCGCGAGCAGCCTTGCCGCGGGCCACAAGACGCTGATCCCCGAACTGATCCAGCTCCTCAAGGAAGCGGGCAGGGCGGACATCAAGGTCGTCGCGGGCGGGGTGATCCCGCCGCAGGATTACGACTTCCTGCGCGAGGCGGGAGTGCAGGGCATTTACGGCCCCGGCTCCAACGTGGTGGAATGCGCGGCCGACCTGCTGCGGCTGCTCGGCCACAACATGCCGCCGGTCGGAAGTGAACTGGAGGCCGACGAGTGA
- a CDS encoding glutathione S-transferase family protein gives MLFYDSPNPAPNPRRVRIFAAEKGIALPSREVSIPARQQKSPEFLAINPRGQTPALELDDGTVIAESVAICRFLEALHPDPPLFGCTPTEIGVIEMWNRRVEMIAMSPIGQVWVHTHRFTAALPGRNAEWGEANRPRVAEAFAFFDRSLESGEFLAGDRFSMADILLLTTVDFAKFVGCGPAEDLLSLTRWHESVSARPSATA, from the coding sequence GTGCTGTTCTACGACAGCCCGAACCCGGCGCCCAACCCGCGCCGGGTGCGCATCTTCGCCGCTGAAAAAGGCATCGCGCTTCCTTCCCGAGAAGTGTCTATCCCCGCGCGCCAGCAGAAATCGCCCGAGTTTCTCGCGATCAATCCGCGCGGCCAGACCCCCGCGCTCGAGCTCGACGACGGCACCGTGATTGCCGAGAGCGTGGCGATCTGCCGCTTCCTCGAGGCGTTGCATCCGGACCCGCCGCTTTTCGGCTGTACGCCGACCGAGATCGGCGTGATCGAGATGTGGAATCGCCGCGTCGAGATGATCGCGATGAGCCCGATCGGGCAGGTTTGGGTGCATACGCACCGCTTCACCGCCGCGCTTCCGGGACGCAACGCCGAGTGGGGCGAGGCGAACCGGCCGCGCGTAGCGGAGGCGTTCGCCTTCTTCGACCGCAGCCTCGAAAGCGGCGAGTTCCTCGCGGGGGACCGGTTCTCGATGGCCGATATCCTGCTGCTCACCACGGTCGACTTTGCGAAGTTCGTCGGCTGCGGTCCGGCTGAAGATTTGCTGTCGTTGACCCGGTGGCATGAAAGCGTCAGTGCGAGGCCGAGCGCTACCGCCTGA
- a CDS encoding enoyl-CoA hydratase-related protein yields the protein MADYETILTERKGDVLKITLNRPERLNAASLEMADDLSAAFYDLGDARCVLITGAGKGFCSGADLAARGEGDERRAKGGSHLALQNHYNPLLSQIIRCPVPVVTAVNGAAAGVGCSIALAGDFVLAGRNAYFLQAFVNIGLVPDGGSTWLLTRAIGRARATRMMMLGEKIGAERAEEWGLIYRCVDDEALMGEATTLAEKLAAGPTLSYATMKRNIAIALDGGLPDVLLAEAEGQRIAGASEDAMEGGMAFLQKRKAAFKGR from the coding sequence GTGGCCGATTACGAAACCATCCTGACCGAGCGCAAGGGTGACGTCCTCAAGATCACGCTCAACCGGCCCGAGCGGCTCAATGCCGCTTCGCTGGAGATGGCGGACGATCTCAGCGCGGCGTTCTACGATCTGGGCGACGCGCGCTGCGTGCTGATCACCGGGGCGGGCAAGGGCTTCTGCTCGGGCGCGGACCTCGCCGCGCGTGGCGAGGGCGACGAGCGGCGCGCGAAGGGCGGCAGCCACCTCGCGCTGCAGAACCACTACAACCCGCTGCTCAGCCAGATCATCCGCTGTCCGGTGCCGGTGGTGACCGCGGTCAACGGCGCGGCGGCAGGCGTCGGTTGCTCGATCGCGCTCGCTGGCGATTTCGTGCTCGCCGGGCGCAACGCCTATTTCCTCCAGGCCTTCGTCAACATCGGACTGGTCCCCGATGGCGGATCAACCTGGCTGCTCACCCGCGCGATCGGGCGGGCACGCGCCACGCGGATGATGATGCTGGGCGAGAAGATCGGCGCCGAACGGGCCGAAGAATGGGGCCTGATCTACCGCTGCGTGGATGACGAGGCTTTGATGGGCGAAGCGACCACGCTGGCCGAAAAACTCGCCGCCGGGCCGACGCTCTCCTATGCCACCATGAAGCGCAATATCGCGATCGCGCTCGACGGCGGGTTGCCCGACGTCCTCCTCGCCGAAGCGGAAGGGCAGCGCATCGCTGGCGCCAGCGAGGATGCGATGGAAGGCGGCATGGCGTTCCTGCAGAAGCGGAAAGCCGCCTTCAAGGGCCGCTAA
- the mce gene encoding methylmalonyl-CoA epimerase, which produces MKLGRLNHIGVATPSIADSVGYYREVMGATQITEPFDMPEQGVKVCFVDTPTDSGMNGTQIELIEPLGEGSTIRGFLEKNPLGGQHHLCYEVPDIDEARAWFEGLGKRILGPTRIGAHGTPIFFLHPKDMMGQLTEIMETPRGSDSH; this is translated from the coding sequence ATGAAACTCGGCCGTCTCAATCACATCGGCGTCGCGACGCCCTCGATCGCGGACAGCGTGGGCTATTACCGCGAGGTGATGGGCGCGACGCAGATCACCGAACCGTTCGACATGCCCGAGCAGGGGGTGAAGGTGTGCTTCGTCGATACTCCCACGGATTCCGGCATGAACGGCACGCAGATCGAGCTGATCGAGCCGCTGGGCGAGGGCTCGACCATCCGCGGGTTCCTCGAGAAGAACCCGCTCGGGGGGCAGCATCACCTTTGCTACGAGGTGCCCGATATCGACGAGGCCCGCGCGTGGTTCGAAGGGCTGGGCAAGCGCATCCTCGGCCCCACCCGCATCGGCGCGCACGGGACGCCGATCTTCTTCCTGCACCCCAAGGACATGATGGGTCAGCTGACCGAGATCATGGAGACGCCGCGGGGCTCGGACTCTCACTAA